From Longimicrobium sp., one genomic window encodes:
- a CDS encoding ATP-binding protein — protein sequence MSDPAAPPRAPSPRNARPDAGLAAVFVALVLLLIVLLGLANAGFEELSRANRWSLHTYEVLAEAEGMRAAMADMESAYRGFVLTGEPRYQEIWRAAARALDEHGTRARRLTRDNPPQQERLARIAALAARWREMQARTVVSPGTDSASVAEARRLGSDPAAFNARRALADSLRATLGQVAVTESRLLRMRADRARALEQRTSLLLLSGGVLAVLVAAGAGALVLRRTARLREANRMLTAEAAERILARQAAERLARQNELILNAAAEGIYGLDAHGYTTFVNPAAAAMLGYAPDDLPGRPYEATLLTSESGGDPIRAALLSGQPRTVRDASFRRADGRRFPVEFTCTPIVEEERIAGAVVTFRDVTERREVDRMKDEFISVVSHELRTPLTAIRGSLGLLAAGKAGEVPQRGQRMLEIAVQNTDRLIRLINDILDIERIESGKVAMEPRPVNLAELVQNAAEVMLPMAERAGVELYVWAEPVSLMADPDRILQVLTNLISNAVKFSNPGGTVEITVEPADGEALVRVTDHGRGIPEDRLESIFERFQQVDSSDSRQKGGTGLGLAICRTIVSQHGGEIWADSELGEGSTLSFTLPMPAQEPAAVLPAPRPGDPEPAPEPDGRKHVLVVEDDQDLAGVLAETFQRQGVATDVAGTGEAAWTAARRRRPDAVVLDIAIPEGDGYWLAERFREHEGLRTVPIVAYTALDLDEPGRERLRRADVEVLTKSRIEPAELERRILALLAGEGDGRPAVPADGARG from the coding sequence GTTCGAGGAGCTGTCGCGCGCCAACCGCTGGAGCCTGCACACCTACGAGGTGCTGGCCGAGGCCGAGGGGATGCGCGCGGCCATGGCCGACATGGAGAGCGCCTACCGCGGCTTCGTGCTGACCGGCGAGCCGCGCTACCAGGAGATCTGGCGCGCCGCCGCCCGCGCGCTCGACGAGCACGGCACGCGCGCCCGCCGTCTGACGCGCGACAACCCGCCGCAGCAGGAGCGGCTGGCGCGGATCGCCGCGCTGGCGGCGCGCTGGCGCGAGATGCAGGCGCGCACCGTGGTTTCGCCGGGCACCGACTCCGCCTCCGTGGCCGAGGCGCGCCGCCTGGGGTCCGACCCGGCCGCCTTCAACGCGCGCCGCGCGCTGGCGGACAGCCTGCGCGCCACGCTCGGCCAGGTGGCGGTCACCGAATCGCGCCTGCTGCGCATGCGGGCGGACCGCGCGCGGGCGCTGGAGCAGCGCACCAGCCTCCTCCTGCTGAGCGGCGGCGTCCTCGCCGTCCTCGTCGCCGCCGGTGCCGGCGCGCTGGTGCTGCGGCGGACCGCGCGCCTGCGCGAGGCCAACCGCATGCTCACCGCCGAGGCCGCCGAGCGCATCCTGGCGCGGCAGGCGGCCGAGCGGCTGGCGCGGCAGAACGAGCTCATCCTCAACGCCGCCGCGGAGGGGATCTACGGGCTCGACGCGCACGGCTACACCACCTTCGTCAATCCCGCCGCCGCGGCCATGCTCGGCTACGCCCCCGACGACCTTCCCGGGCGGCCGTACGAGGCCACGCTGCTGACCTCGGAGAGCGGGGGAGACCCCATCCGCGCCGCGCTCCTCTCCGGCCAGCCGCGCACCGTGCGCGACGCATCCTTCCGCCGCGCGGACGGCCGGCGGTTCCCGGTCGAGTTCACCTGCACGCCGATCGTGGAGGAGGAGCGCATCGCCGGCGCGGTGGTCACCTTCCGCGATGTGACCGAGCGGCGCGAGGTGGACCGGATGAAGGACGAGTTCATCTCCGTGGTCTCGCACGAGCTGCGCACGCCGCTCACCGCCATCCGCGGCTCGCTGGGCCTGCTGGCCGCGGGGAAGGCGGGCGAGGTGCCGCAGCGCGGCCAGCGGATGCTGGAGATCGCGGTGCAGAACACCGACCGGCTGATCCGCCTGATCAACGACATCCTCGACATCGAGCGGATCGAGTCCGGCAAGGTAGCCATGGAGCCGCGGCCGGTGAACCTGGCCGAGCTGGTCCAGAACGCGGCCGAGGTGATGCTGCCGATGGCCGAGCGCGCCGGGGTGGAGCTGTACGTCTGGGCCGAGCCGGTGTCGCTGATGGCCGATCCCGACCGCATCCTGCAGGTGCTCACCAACCTCATCTCCAACGCGGTGAAGTTCTCCAACCCCGGCGGCACGGTGGAGATCACCGTGGAGCCGGCGGACGGCGAGGCGCTGGTGCGCGTGACCGACCACGGGCGCGGCATCCCGGAGGACCGGCTGGAGTCGATCTTCGAGCGCTTCCAGCAGGTGGACTCGTCGGACTCGCGGCAGAAGGGGGGAACGGGGCTGGGGCTGGCCATCTGCCGCACCATCGTCTCGCAGCACGGCGGCGAGATCTGGGCGGACAGCGAGCTGGGCGAGGGGAGCACCCTCTCCTTCACCCTGCCGATGCCCGCGCAGGAGCCGGCCGCCGTGCTGCCCGCGCCGCGCCCGGGCGATCCCGAGCCCGCGCCGGAGCCGGACGGGCGCAAGCACGTGCTGGTGGTGGAGGACGACCAGGACCTGGCCGGCGTGCTGGCGGAGACCTTCCAGCGGCAGGGCGTGGCCACCGACGTGGCGGGGACGGGCGAGGCGGCGTGGACCGCCGCGCGCCGGCGCCGCCCCGACGCGGTGGTGCTCGACATCGCCATCCCCGAGGGCGACGGCTACTGGCTGGCCGAGCGCTTCCGCGAGCACGAGGGGCTGCGCACCGTGCCCATCGTGGCCTATACCGCGCTGGACTTGGACGAGCCCGGCCGCGAGCGCCTCCGCCGCGCCGACGTGGAGGTGCTCACCAAGAGCCGCATCGAGCCCGCCGAGCTCGAGCGCCGCATCCTCGCCCTGCTGGCGGGCGAGGGAGACGGTCGTCCCGCCGTACCCGCGGACGGCGCGCGGGGATAG